In the Sorghum bicolor cultivar BTx623 chromosome 4, Sorghum_bicolor_NCBIv3, whole genome shotgun sequence genome, GGCTTTGAGAAGCCTGCAGACAGTTATTATTTATAAAACGTCAATTTGATGTCAATCTTACACAAGAATGCACTAGATGACACTACAAAAGAAGGCCTGTTCCCGTGCAGATTCAATTCTTGACAACAATCCACACCCATTTTTTCCAATTAAAATTCCCAGTGTATATAGCTAAATTGACAAAGTGATCATGAGCATATCAAGAAGTACAAACTTGGTCCATCCCCTAAATCATTATCCTAGTACATCACAAACTCTGCATTGAAAAGGTGGTATACATCTGTACAGACCAATTAATAAAGTTTTGTGCATTACAGGCCTCCTCCTAATTGAGGTGAATAAAGCAGACAAGCTATGACCAGTGACATCCTAGGTCAAGAATGAAAGAAATATATAAAGGCGAAGGCGTACCTTCATATGGTGGATCCTGTACAGCCTTCTGTGAAGTCTCAGCAATGATGCTAGTTGTGTCATTAGCATCATCAACATCCTCAGTGTCCATATCTACCTATTTGACAGAACAAAAATCGTTAATATGTCAATCTACCTAAAAGCAACTAAAGAATATCATTACCTCTTGTATAGAATGGCCACGAAGGTTATCATCATGGAATAATGACTGAGAAATAAAGATAGCCAATGATGAGAGACATGATAAGCATGTACTTGATAGTTGTTCTTAACTGCAACTATAAATAATGGCAAGAAATATACATGTATATCTAGCTGCAGATACAGTGGTGGAGCCTCCTCCCAGTCTGCTGCCATCTTTTTTATCTCATCCAATGTAAATCCGTGCACATTCCTTGCAGCACAGCCCTGTTATTCATAAGGATATCAAACGCCTGCTATGATATAGTTAACAATGAGGTAACTGCAATAACAAAAAGCAATCTTAAGACACTTAGTTAATCCAGCAAATTAGAAAAGTAGAGATACAAAATAGAAGGAATGGCAATTCTGAAGATGCATGCATTACTGTCATGTGAAGAATAACAGAATGGTTATTGTTGGTGCCTATATACAAACTTTTGTATTGTTGCTACTGTAAACCAGTAAAATACTCTATGGACTAACCTGAGCAAAAGTATACAATTTACTGAAGTTGGAACACATAATTAATCTACTTGATTCACTGAACAGTAACTGAAATTATGAAGATTCAACATTCTGGCAAAATTTCTGCCTGCCTCAAAATAATCTAATTTCCAGACTTGAATGTGCATGATTTATTAGGACCAGTACACACTAGAAGATTTGGTGGATAATATCATGTAGCTATGTCAAAAAAGAATGAGACATGCAAGGTTCATCCAATGCTCCAAGCATGACAAAGTAGGTGGTTACCAAACACCTAAATACATATTTAACAGCGAGCAGACTTATGATGATGATTGGCAATACTGCAGCAATTACCGTTGGATCCTTGTATGGTGCCTCCAGCAAGTACACCTCATAGCCTGATTTCTGCAAAAGAGAAAATAGGAATCAGAACACTATCAGGATGATTTCACTATGAAATGAGATGAGGCATTAATTAAAAAGAAATCAAATTCTAAATAGCATGCAAGAGTAGCTCCTGAAACGTCAATATTGTCTGACAAAAACAAGATTAATCCACTGAAATATATACTTTGAATAGCTTTCACAAAATAGCACTCAACAAGTTACActcaaaaatacaaaataaatacacTTCAGAACAACAAAACCAGCAATCATTGCTTTCTTCAGCAGTGCAGTAGTTGATTCTGGGCATGTAGAACTATGGTCTACTGCACAAATCAAAGAGAATGCGGACAAAAGCCAAAGGCACCTCAATAGCAAAAACAAGTACTAATGGGCAATGGGCAtgtaagaaaaatgctaatggaaaacaagccagctACCATACAAAATGATACAGTAAAGGTAACAACCAAGTACATGGAGGGAGCAGGATAAAATTACACAAGCATGAGGAcacttaaaaagaaaaataacaatTGAAGGGTTGATTTCCTTGTAATGAGATAAAAGTATACCACAGGATATAATACCttttaggaaaaagaaaaaactatCATCTCCTTGGAGGtgaatttttatttttcaaGCAAGTGGCACCTCTTTAATGGGTCAAACCCCAaaaaagaagaaatccataaaCAAAGTAATCTTGTAGTCAACACATCAGAGACTGAGGATTTACCTTCGCAGTTGCCCAAAATTGAGCAAAATCAGCTACCCGCAGATTGCGGTCATCCACTAAAACGACCAGGAATACCAGCAGTAAACAAAGTCAGTTACCAGAAACACAGCATCAGCCGTTGGAATTGAAGGCATCTCTTGGTGTACAACCGCTGAATTTTGCTAGGGCAGCTAAAGTGTTACTAAAATTAAGTTTTAAACAATACAAATATCATGAAGTGCCAACAAAAGTGGGCACTGTCCAAATTTCAAGTTATCCATCCTGTCACTTTTGGAAACAAAACAGCACCTAACTGAAGACCCAACCAAAAGagtaaaaaaaattcagattgcTGAAAAGAAAAGGAATATCTTTCACTGGTACATGAAGGTGTTGACTGCTGACATGTAGCACTGATGGtgtgagagagaaaaaaaagcctGGTAAAGTTCTTCGTTAACCCATGAAATTTGAAGGCGACTATATGTGACCTCCAGAATATTGGAGAGACAACCATGAGAAGAAAATACCATATATGGGAATTGGGAAGTAATGACTGAGGTATAAGCTGCTCTAAATAACTTCATACCAATCACAAATGTAAAATTTCCTTCGTCAAGGGTCTTTGAAAATGCCTTCAACATGCTTGACCTGTAAGTCTATGAAATACACAGAAAAAAATCAGCAATGACAATACAGGTTTAGATAATAGCTGATAAACAGGCAAAAGGAACAGAAACAAAAATTAAGGAGCAAGGACTGAGCTGAAACCAAAAAAAGTTATTTGTATCTTTTTATTCAAAGCCTGCCCAAAGATGGCCTAAAAATGGACCTAATTCTATATATTGATGTTCTGGAGGAGCAGCATAGGATTCATTTttaatttttcaaatgtttCCATTGGGCGTCGTATATTCAAAGATACCGTAAAATTCCTTTTCCTAGTATCGACAAAAAAAAGCGTCACCATGAAAAGTTGAATTACTGGGCAATTATCTTTGCACATTTTAAAATTGATAGCATTTGAGTATAATAGCTTTGCTAATGTAGCGAGCTCGAGTTTGCAGGTTCATATGACAAGATAAAAAGAACTAAAAAGTTGTTGAAAGTAATATCACCTCCTCCATTTCCAGCTCATAACAATACTCAATCACTTTCTTGGTCAACTGCCTCCTCCCTTTTGATGCACTAGAAGATTTAGAGCCTTCAGTGTCTTCCACTTCCTAAGAGAACATTGGCCAGATTACCCAGTTAAGACAATCATTACACAAACAAAATCAATATTGGAAAGAACAGTAGTCTCCAATCCCTGCTAACCTTCTCAACTTCAATCATGAAATAATCATCCATGGAATGGATCCTAGGCGCATTTGCACCATTCTCGACTTCAAGATCGCGCAATGCCTTTGCCAGATAACTCTTTCCACTACCTACATGTTACGGTTTTGTACAAATTATCGTTCACAACTATAGTGAAAGACGACCTAACTGTGGATTTGTGAAATAACTTTATTGAATACAAAAATTGATAATTTGGGACACTATAAAGCCAATATCATTCAGTTATGCAGACTACATATGCAATAGGAACTTTACAAATTGCCAGTTTAAAACAACAGAACAAATTGTGCTGATTTCATCCTCATCCATAATGAGTATGACACCATTTGGTCTATCACTTCCAATCCATGCTATGAAGTAGGAACCGCTATCGTAATCAGTTAGGAAGTAGAAATTGATAAGTATTATTTAATTTGCATGCAATTATTTTTGTCAATGATACAATAATAAGAAAGTCAACAATATTTCAAGTAAACCTGGAAGCCCTCTGAGGATGATAACAATATGGTCAGGGCGTGAAGCACGAAGGGGCTGCTTGAACAAATCACAAGCATTGATGATCGTGACTTTGGAATTTTCCAGAGAATAATGTGCACTGGCCGGCCTTCCATCTATCAAGTTCTGCTCTGACTGCGGTCGATAAATGAAACCTGACCCCTGTTAGTGAATAAGCAAACAGTGGTCAATGCTTTTGATGTAAGAATAAGCCATATGACATCCTAAACTTCTACAATACATAGGTGCTGAAAGCTTAGAGGCACCTCATCATTGATGTGTCCATCATAACGGTTTGTGTTTGGCGTCGGATGAGCTTGAGGCAAGGTACGAGCGGTCGACGGAACAATTTCGGTTGTTGGAGAACCAGAAAGGACAGGAAACAATGACGAATTTGcagtcggccttggcggtgcagCACGGTAATCCTGGTTAGAGGGGAATGGAGGCTCTGCTGGCAGTGGCACAGCACCTGCCTCAAGATGCCAAGCATGTGAACCATGGCGATTGGCTGCCTCAGGATAGCGAGGCAGTGGAGGGTGCAGCGGCGCACCAGGCATGAGAGGTCGTAAATCCTCTGGGTGGAACTGATGGAAATGGTGATTGGAACCGTCAAAATACTTCCGGTGAGGGCCTTCTTCGGGCACAAAACCTTGACCGAAGCCATTATGCCAATCTTCAATCGGCATGGGAGGTGGCAACATTTGGTAGAAATCCGCGAAATCACCTCCTTGCCGGGGATAGAATCTACCTCCTCCGTAACCAAAGCCACCGTCAGGTGGGCAACCAGGAAGTGGATTACGATTACGGCCATGATCCCGGATGAGGCCGAGCAGCCGATCGCCCTCCACAGAAGCCCTTCCCGGAGGCGGTGGAGGCACAAAGTCGTACGGATCGAACGGTGGTGCCTCGCCCACGCGCATCCGCTTGTGAGGCCCCTCCCTGCCGGGGAGCTCGTAGGGACGCGGGTCATGCGGCCCGGGAGGTGGAGGGCCCCAcatcggcggcggtggtggcggaGGCGGGTGGAAGTCGTATGGGTAGGGGTTCGGCGGGGGAGGGGGTGGCGGCGGCTGGAGGTCGTAGGGGAAGGGATGCGGCGGGAGAGGCGGCGGCGGGCAGAAGGGTAAGTGGCGCGCGCAACAGACCGGGCAGAGGTCGGCGCCGGTGCCGGCGCCCGCGGGGAAGCGCCACGGATGGTCCATGCGGAGCGGTGCTGATTTGGGGCTTCGGGATCTGGGGTTTGGCCCAAGGAGGGGACCGAGTGATGTTTCGAGAAGCTTCGAGTATCGATAACTTCTTTTAGGACACTACAAGGGCCGCACTGCGCGCTTATTCAGTTATTCTGCGTTTTGGGAGGTTATGGGTGTGCTTGGTTCGTTTCCAATATAAACCTGGTTAGCAAAACTAAGCCAGGCTAGTTTAAGCTTAGCCTTAGCAAGCCAAGGTAGATTTGTTTGGTTACAGGTATCATCTAAGCCGGGCTAGCAACTGGGTATGTTTGGTTGGCCGATTTATTTTGCATAGACTCATATCTTCTTTAAGCTGGTAAgttcacctctctctctctcagacATGCTATCGAATAGGTGGATGGCAAGGCAGCACACACTAgcctgctcctcctccacctTGGCTACTCCGAGCTGCTCTGCCCTGCGCGGCGACAGGTGGCCACAAGAAGCTCCTCCTCGTTCTCCTTCTCTTCTTGCGCTGCGGCAGGTGGCCACAAGCTGTTGTGCCTGCACTGCGGCAGTGAACCATGGATTCGGCAAGCTGCGACACCGACGAGCTGGATCCCCTCGCCCTCACCCTCAGATCCATCTACGCGGTCGCCGCCACCACTGCTCCAGCctcaccgccgccaccacctccgCGGCCAACGGTTGCTTGGAGTATTTGGAGGCGGCTATGGTGGAGGCTCGCGCGCAGTCGGTTGGTGAGAAGAAGACGACAGCCATGGACGCCGCGCTCGATGCCTTCAAGCAGCGCTGGGAGCTCTTCCGCGTCGCATGCGACCATGCCAAGGAGCTCGTCGAGTCCATCCGCTAGCACATCAGCTCCGAGTGCCTTGTCGACGAGGCCACAGGGTCCGCCTCCGTCGGATCCGCGACCGCCCCTGGCATCAAGCCCATCAGCGTCGTCCGCCTCGAGTAGATGAGCAAGGCCGTCCGGTGGCTCGTCATCGAGCTCCGGCACGGCGCCTTCGCCCAAGGGGCATAGCACATGAGGCAGGTGACAACGAGCTCCGCACCGGCATCTTCGCGTGCGATGCGAGCTTCGCTTGTCATTCGCGCATGCGAGTGTGAGCACCATCCCGTGTCCGTTCGTGCAAGTGCGAGCCTCGTGCATGCGTCCGCGTGAGGGAGCTCTGACTGGCGGCCACGCGAGTTCTCACCGACCATGGCGTTGCATAGTATGGTGAGAAGGAGCAAGCAGAGGTGACAAGAATGACGGGGGAGGTGAGGGGACAACCACAGGAGCTGGTTGTGGCCTGGCCGGGATTGAACGGCCAATTTGGTTGTTCTTCTAGAGCCAGGCTAAAGGACTACTTTTGGCCAGCCCAAGCCAGGCTTCAACTCATTTACAAGCAACCAAATAAACTAAAATTGTCTCTAGAAAGCCACGTCCAGGATtagtgaaaggatcaagatgcccaagagggggggtgaattgggcttctctaaaaatttaagcaacctataagctccaattcaactccttgtgcctagtgtgacttagagagctaccggataaaagttttgcaacctagttccaatcctattctagcatggcaattctaagaatgtaaaagcacaaagtaaatgctagaaagtaaaaggagtagtggaagaaagtgctcggtgatgttttgccgaggtatcggagagtcgccactctccactagtcctcgttggagcacccgcgcaagggtcttgctcccccttggtccgcgcaaggaccaagtgctctctacgggctgattcttcgacactccgtcgcggtgaatcgcccaaaaccgctcacaagcttgacacgagccacccacaagaactccgggtgatcttcgtgcctccaatcaccaccgaaccgtctaggtgatggcgatcaccaagagtaacaagcaaagaactctcacttgacccaaacaaggcactagagagtggtggatgcacacttgactcttggaactcactagaggaggattctctcaagaatttactcaaaactcaatcctctctaggctctttgcaacactcttgctccacaacaagtttctcagatgttcaaatgggcaagagaggtctcatggacgaggtggaggagtataaatactatccaccaagtccaaaggtcggccaaccgttttccactgaaaacggggtcaccggacgcacattatgttgcaccggacgcactgcactgagcgtccggtgtgacataacggctacctgctctttctctgacaggtcaccggcaccgtccggtgctcaggaaaACTTTatatgctccctgcgcatgggaccggacgctacccggtgcgtccggtgctagcgtccggtgctcaggggaacgttgcaagctccctgggtaagggaccggacgctacccggtgcgtccggtgctagcgtccggtgcctaaccctaagcacggcactgatctaacggctaaggatctcaccggacgcactcacagagcgtccggtgcagcgtccggtgcccctttgggcacccaaacttcgtcgaaacgcgatcgcttcaACACGAAGTTtgctcctctcgatctaaggactatctctgagctgcctagtgctaggtttaccaagtgtgcaccacacctaaacctaaagccttgcctaagtcaagctactagaacaaagcccctcttaatagtacggtcaaaggaaaacaaagtcctaaactactctaagtgcccttcttcaccatatggcctAGTCTAGTCTCGACGATGTCCATCTATCCTtcaaaaaccgaaacgatttccactattaagtaggcatgtacg is a window encoding:
- the LOC8082951 gene encoding uncharacterized protein LOC8082951, translating into MDHPWRFPAGAGTGADLCPVCCARHLPFCPPPPLPPHPFPYDLQPPPPPPPPNPYPYDFHPPPPPPPPMWGPPPPGPHDPRPYELPGREGPHKRMRVGEAPPFDPYDFVPPPPPGRASVEGDRLLGLIRDHGRNRNPLPGCPPDGGFGYGGGRFYPRQGGDFADFYQMLPPPMPIEDWHNGFGQGFVPEEGPHRKYFDGSNHHFHQFHPEDLRPLMPGAPLHPPLPRYPEAANRHGSHAWHLEAGAVPLPAEPPFPSNQDYRAAPPRPTANSSLFPVLSGSPTTEIVPSTARTLPQAHPTPNTNRYDGHINDEGSGFIYRPQSEQNLIDGRPASAHYSLENSKVTIINACDLFKQPLRASRPDHIVIILRGLPGSGKSYLAKALRDLEVENGANAPRIHSMDDYFMIEVEKEVEDTEGSKSSSASKGRRQLTKKVIEYCYELEMEETYRSSMLKAFSKTLDEGNFTFVIVDDRNLRVADFAQFWATAKKSGYEVYLLEAPYKDPTGCAARNVHGFTLDEIKKMAADWEEAPPLYLQLDIHSLFHDDNLRGHSIQEVDMDTEDVDDANDTTSIIAETSQKAVQDPPYEGFSKPGEKWNSEVEDDRDGLKELGQSKWSKDFDDDTEKSENTEENTHALSGLAQTYSTGRKRVSWGDRLEKGGFSISATKRKLTSSLVIGPGSGYNLVSNPLAEDDSTGTKGKTNNENKRRFSEQLRVEGESFRAVFDKTKQRVGVFENGNEE